A DNA window from Streptomyces sp. CA-278952 contains the following coding sequences:
- a CDS encoding bifunctional MaoC family dehydratase N-terminal/OB-fold nucleic acid binding domain-containing protein — MSEREYEAEYEVRERDARDAEGPEREVRQRDVRDAEDRESEPRQRDAREREDGEREVRERDGQVRQAPDGRDQLYERLAAYEGRAAATGGRGKDPVNEPMIRHWCEAMGDTSAAYRGPDAVAPPTMLQAWTMGGLSGHPDGTGRSAAYDEMFALLDGGGYTSVVATDCEQEYARPLRPGDRITFDTVIESVSRRKTTKLGTGYFVTTRTDVRADGEPAGRHRFRILKYRPAQREKPVDPPLRPRPVINRDNAGFWAGVADHRLLIQRCTDCATLRLPWLPGCNACGGAEWDTVEAGGRGTVFSHVVMHHPPFPAFSPSGEGGPYAVALIELAEGVRIVSNVIGVPYDKVRVGMPVHLEFLVTDPELELPVFRASEGG, encoded by the coding sequence GAGGACCGAGAGAGCGAGCCCCGGCAGCGTGACGCGCGGGAAAGGGAGGACGGGGAGCGTGAGGTCCGGGAGCGTGACGGCCAGGTGCGTCAGGCGCCTGACGGCCGGGATCAGCTGTACGAGCGGCTCGCCGCCTACGAGGGCCGCGCCGCCGCGACCGGGGGCAGGGGCAAGGACCCGGTCAACGAGCCCATGATCCGGCACTGGTGCGAGGCGATGGGCGATACCTCGGCCGCCTACCGGGGCCCGGACGCCGTCGCCCCGCCCACGATGCTCCAGGCGTGGACGATGGGCGGGCTCTCCGGGCACCCGGACGGAACGGGGCGCTCCGCGGCGTACGACGAGATGTTCGCCCTGCTCGACGGGGGCGGCTACACCTCCGTCGTCGCGACCGACTGCGAGCAGGAGTACGCGCGCCCGCTGCGCCCCGGCGACCGGATCACGTTCGACACGGTCATCGAGTCCGTCTCCCGGCGCAAGACGACCAAGCTCGGCACCGGCTACTTCGTCACCACCCGCACGGACGTCCGGGCCGACGGCGAGCCCGCCGGGAGGCACCGCTTCCGCATCCTCAAGTACCGCCCCGCGCAACGGGAGAAGCCCGTCGATCCTCCTCTGCGCCCCCGACCCGTGATCAACCGTGACAACGCCGGCTTCTGGGCCGGAGTCGCCGACCACCGGCTCCTCATCCAGCGCTGCACCGACTGCGCGACCCTGCGCCTCCCCTGGCTGCCGGGCTGCAACGCCTGCGGCGGCGCGGAGTGGGACACGGTCGAGGCGGGCGGTCGGGGCACGGTCTTCAGCCATGTCGTGATGCATCACCCGCCGTTTCCCGCCTTCAGCCCGTCCGGCGAGGGCGGACCGTACGCCGTCGCGCTCATCGAGCTGGCCGAGGGCGTACGCATCGTCAGCAACGTGATCGGTGTGCCGTACGACAAGGTCCGCGTCGGCATGCCCGTACACCTGGAGTTCCTCGTCACGGACCCCGAGCTGGAACTGCCCGTCTTCCGGGCGAGCGAAGGCGGTTGA